gattttcgtggggcaaaatatttgtggttttcgtggttgaaggtctgaccacgaatattttacccacgaatgaagcgaccttgcctacctttacctccAGTGctagctccaaccacgaaaatattacccacgaaatgtctcaatattgctgaaccacaaatattttgtcccccgaaaattacctgctatacggtagacagTGGTGAGAAGCCCTCCTCACAAATCCTGATAAGAAAGTCTCTTGGAGTGTTCTTATAATTGtagttacaataattacatacatgtatgtatacccTACCCTCGCAAAAATACACCCATCCCTTACTGTTGTATGAACTTCTTGCGCAAGGGTTATTATTTTATGGTAGAAAATACGCCTACTGAAAATTGAACCTACTTTTACCAAGCTTTTTTCTAGCCAGCAGGCCACCTTTTCATTCTGGGAACTAAAGGTCAGCGGTCAATTTCACATGACAGAATTATGAACTTTGTATGAGGTCACCCCTTTTAGGCACTGCACGGTTTCTCTGGAGAGGCGCAGTAGCTATACTTTGCAGCAGCAGTACAACATAAAGGGGCTATTTTATCACAAGAATTAGGGCGCGACAAACAGTCACACTTGcaaatttactgcacaaaacataagctcacgtaaTGAttcattagtgaccttttgaccctgtccaacctcctctgatcttgagtgggcagatcaaaggaaacactgtgccaatatctgccatatggcacaggtcaagccttgaactgtgccactatctagatactggcatagtatggctgaagttacctaaagcccaccctccacccagtaacctgaaacggtcccttttatagtataatacTAGATTCAGTGttaggcagaaaacgtttttcatgcgtctggagcattccacagccaccacaagtagttgaaactagttgtcctataaaaggagtgatgtgtacaccgAAAGGAatgcactactgagccaatatatcccatgtggcactcgtgcatgtgtcacaactataacatagACCATGAAAATGAGCCTCGATAAATTGAACCACTGGTATTAATATTGGTCGATGTGTTTTCGCAAAAATACACCCTGTCCTACCCTCAAGCCTAAAGTTCtgttgcagaaaagggtggacGTATTTTCGCAAGAGTACGGTACTTAATGAGTCTGCAGTCAAACGTGTAGATCTACGTACTAGTCAGAATCACATGCAATTGCAAAGAttattagtataataattattatggccgTGCACATCATTTGAATGCTCACGTTCAATTGGAAGCACCCCTCTGATCAAGCTGAACAAGCTGAGTGAGAGTACTGGGTGCACCATTGCTGTGAAGGCAGAGTTCATGAACCCTGGAGGCTCAGTGAAAGACAGAGCTGCCCAGTACCTCATCAAGGATGCATTAGAAAAAGGTCAGTCTAAATGAGGTGATTGTGCAGGGGTCAGTTCGTATGATATGAGAGATTGTGTAGTTGACTAATGTCAACAGTGCTAGTGGGTATAATGTTTCCAGCTATTGCTATATCAAACAGGTGCACTCAGTCCTGGGGGCACAGTGGTGGAGGGAACAGCTGGTAACACAGGAATTGGTTTGGCTCACATCTGCAATGCCCTCGGCTACAAGTGTGTCATCTTTATGCCTGACACACAGTCCAAGGTACTATCAAGTGTATCGTCCTCGAAAGGGAGATGGCATGCAACTCagaatttattattattattactatttttatgcctcggtgcgcatgcgcaagcgaggtatacgatagtgtgtttgtgtctgtgtgtgtgtgtgtgtgtagactgtttcagctgctcaaggatcaatgaagtgcaagtaagagcttctataggcttctagtcatgttttcttggcttggtatttgtggatttgcaaaataaagcttcgttctcgagttatacctagttttgcttacttggaatgccattgcagcctttttaaaagagtccgtagcaaaacttgttcaccgagtgttgctactctacttagtagttagctctgcactagaacgctagctattggtagctgcaagagtgagaagagagctgcaaggctctgctgacttgcagccattaattttagacttgaacttttggcatcgatcgtttttaacaacaatcatggccgatcattacccactctttgagtttccctgtgattctggattctgcatgcagcaaaattaaaaatgttcatcatgataattataatcaatgtgtgtataaaactagctattagtagctttatgttatgtagctttggcacctgcaccgaggcatcagcacccacggtgctttcattagatTTAGCATTCCACGTATACAATTGTTACCAAGCAACGTACCGGGTCTCGTTCAAGGATGTTTATGCCCTCCCTCACCATTTGAGATTAGGTGATGACCAGCTTGAAACTCGAGTACATGAATTAAGTACTGTGaaactattacatgtacatgtatgtctgaGTGGACAAAAATATTCATATACCTGACATAATCAACAGAACCATGCCTGTATTGGGTGTCCTGTGTCAGGGACTCTATAGAATGTTTCCGGGTGAGGGAAAATAGCAACAATGCAGCAGAGCAGCAGGGTGTAATTAATGCATccatgtacacgtatacaaCGTAAGGTACATGTAATCCAGGCCATTACAATAGGAGAAGATTGATGCCCTTGAAGTACTTGGTGCTGATGTGAGACCCGTGCCTGCCGTTCCTTTTGACAACCCCAAGAACTATAATCATCAGGTACTTTGTCTATAGATACTTGAGCGGTTGTTTAGTAAAATTGAATTggtagctagctgtgttgatATACAGCATTGCCACTACATATTTTTCGACCATTTAGGCTAGAGAATATGCCGAGTCACTTGACAATGCAGTTTGGACTAATCAGTTTGACAATACAGCTAACAGGAGAGCTCACTTTGAGACAACAGGGCCAGAGATTTGGGCACAAACAGGTGCATCGTTGGTGTCTGTTAATTGTCTGCATAATATGAGTCTCTTTTAATCAAATTTCAATTGCTTTGACCACAAATACTATTGCAATATGTTACAAGTTGCTAGGATTACCTGGGAAAGCAAAAATTGAAACAAGCGAGCGGGGAGAGCCATtaataggcataattatgtcaattcaTCACAATGTCGTCTTTGTAGACGGTAAGGTGGATGCTGTGACATTTGCTACTGGGACTGGTGGAACATTAGCTGGTGTATCAATGTTTTTGAAAAGCAAGAATCCAAAAATCAAGGCAATCTTAGCAGACCCTgatgtgagtataattataatgctcaACCAAGTTGAGAATACATGTAGCAAGTTTGAAATGCTTTAAATTTGTGAAACGTAGAATAAGGAGTTAAGTTTACACGACtgtatctgtataattatattattatatgtaaCGTACAGTATGCTCATTCGGTACAGACGTCAGTGGCAGCTAGTACAGTTGGTTTTATTTTCACCGGATCTGAATAAGTGCCTATCTTGATTAAGATTATTGCCAGGTGTTTAGTAGCCAATAGGATGTAAAAACCTGTACATCTGGATCTAAATGATAAACACACTCTTGATGGAATACCGCTCCTGTTTAAACATCAGGCCCTGGAACCTCAATAAGAAATAATCCTGGGCAATACGATACACCAACAACGTACAATGCTAATTAAACACTTTGGCAGCATATTGATAAAAgaattattgtgcatgcatgtgttatgtatgtatgtatgtgttgtgCAGGGCAGTGTTCTTTACAGCTACTTCACAAAAGGCAAACTTGAAAGAACTGAAGGATCATCTATAACTGAAGGTATACTCAATCGTACAAAATTCTGGATACAGAAAtagcacactacatgtacaagaataTTCACAC
This region of Halichondria panicea chromosome 12, odHalPani1.1, whole genome shotgun sequence genomic DNA includes:
- the LOC135344719 gene encoding uncharacterized protein LOC135344719 isoform X2, with amino-acid sequence MNPGGSVKDRAAQYLIKDALEKGALSPGGTVVEGTAGNTGIGLAHICNALGYKCVIFMPDTQSKEKIDALEVLGADVRPVPAVPFDNPKNYNHQAREYAESLDNAVWTNQFDNTANRRAHFETTGPEIWAQTDGKVDAVTFATGTGGTLAGVSMFLKSKNPKIKAILADPDGSVLYSYFTKGKLERTEGSSITEGIGQGRVTNNMQGAPIDDALHIKDPDVVAMTFYLLHEEGFFVGASSGLNVAAAVQVARKMGPGHTIVTCLCDSGQRYFARLFNRKWMEMKGLVECVPEQYRCSLR
- the LOC135344719 gene encoding uncharacterized protein LOC135344719 isoform X1, whose product is MLRRIVLRKFFPAALWQRGQRHLQTLPMIEGFRGVVGNTPLIKLNKLSESTGCTIAVKAEFMNPGGSVKDRAAQYLIKDALEKGALSPGGTVVEGTAGNTGIGLAHICNALGYKCVIFMPDTQSKEKIDALEVLGADVRPVPAVPFDNPKNYNHQAREYAESLDNAVWTNQFDNTANRRAHFETTGPEIWAQTDGKVDAVTFATGTGGTLAGVSMFLKSKNPKIKAILADPDGSVLYSYFTKGKLERTEGSSITEGIGQGRVTNNMQGAPIDDALHIKDPDVVAMTFYLLHEEGFFVGASSGLNVAAAVQVARKMGPGHTIVTCLCDSGQRYFARLFNRKWMEMKGLVECVPEQYRCSLR